Proteins encoded together in one Coleofasciculaceae cyanobacterium window:
- a CDS encoding transposase, protein MKEAFVGWLVTEGYRSYPKRQRCLAHLIRKAVAIIGAINQRAVQIGQWILDDLRQLIITIANAGENPAQIRQLKARLRRACHLGKKADHAKLQTLAKEIFNDWDAVVAFVHHPELPPTNNEAEAVSDKLIPGYI, encoded by the coding sequence GTGAAAGAAGCTTTCGTAGGTTGGCTCGTCACAGAGGGCTATCGCTCTTATCCTAAAAGACAAAGGTGTTTGGCTCATCTGATCCGTAAAGCAGTAGCGATTATAGGCGCAATTAATCAAAGAGCAGTACAGATAGGGCAATGGATTTTAGATGACTTAAGGCAGTTAATCATCACCATTGCCAACGCGGGTGAGAACCCTGCACAGATTCGTCAACTTAAGGCTCGTCTTAGAAGAGCCTGTCACTTAGGCAAAAAAGCCGACCATGCCAAGTTACAGACTTTAGCCAAAGAAATTTTCAATGATTGGGATGCTGTAGTGGCGTTTGTTCATCATCCTGAATTACCACCTACTAATAATGAAGCAGAGGCCGTCTCAGACAAGTTAATCCCTGGATATATATAG